Proteins from a genomic interval of Symmachiella macrocystis:
- a CDS encoding M56 family metallopeptidase: MPDNLAHYAAPLLAFLATYLLHSTCLLTGVWLYFCWHRTARPALRSALWKVAATASFVTAPLALWLPAALPVSEVSTPAADHHSIAITPTLSTIELPPNIPIETDDAVALDAATLEAFAVDIGTDIAPADDFDELVLEPPEIVATIPLPTHIAPPINTTEIVPSPAPWDPRIVIAVSVAAVGCFLLGLTRLWGQTIWLRRRFADCRLLTEGPAAEELASLLAQQRRSKKVRLLSSGQYAEPAAFGLWRWHIVLPTRAEAELNRDELRSLLAHELAHLVRRDIWWLCMGRLLCSAFAYQPLNFWARRQWQRAAEFLCDEWAIDRTGDRFALANCLTTVAQWRIGTETLTGSLAATGHRSTLSERVESLVDNDETRHPPSKIRSLCLAGIVLVSMIALILHGPTATFALPTLSVSTADEASESPAAALAFDPSPSIEEIAFDEPIEASPFEESTEDITLQAELTGLREELRNLEALMAQTNVDPRLKSWPARIRSRIAEIEHRLDTLQQLPPNETTSTFPTDSPNFQIEETNP, encoded by the coding sequence ATGCCCGATAACTTGGCTCATTACGCAGCTCCCCTATTGGCATTTCTGGCAACCTACCTGTTGCACTCCACCTGTTTGTTGACGGGCGTGTGGTTGTACTTCTGTTGGCATCGCACCGCTCGCCCAGCATTACGAAGTGCGCTCTGGAAAGTCGCCGCAACCGCCTCGTTTGTGACCGCCCCGTTGGCCTTGTGGTTGCCCGCTGCACTACCGGTCTCAGAAGTCAGCACCCCCGCGGCGGATCATCACAGCATCGCCATCACGCCGACACTCTCCACAATCGAGTTACCCCCGAACATCCCGATCGAAACTGACGACGCTGTTGCTCTTGACGCAGCGACGTTGGAGGCTTTCGCGGTGGACATCGGGACTGACATCGCCCCAGCCGACGACTTTGATGAACTGGTGCTCGAGCCGCCGGAAATCGTCGCGACAATCCCCCTCCCTACCCACATCGCGCCGCCAATCAATACGACCGAAATCGTGCCGTCTCCCGCTCCTTGGGATCCGCGCATCGTGATTGCTGTTTCGGTCGCGGCGGTAGGATGTTTCTTGTTAGGACTCACGCGGTTGTGGGGGCAAACAATTTGGCTGCGACGGCGCTTCGCCGATTGCCGGTTGCTGACCGAGGGACCGGCAGCGGAAGAATTGGCAAGCCTGCTAGCCCAACAACGCCGTAGCAAAAAAGTCCGCCTGTTGTCGTCCGGGCAGTACGCTGAACCGGCGGCGTTTGGTTTGTGGCGTTGGCACATCGTGCTTCCCACTCGAGCGGAGGCCGAGTTGAACCGCGACGAACTGCGGTCGCTACTCGCGCATGAATTGGCGCATCTCGTCCGCCGCGACATCTGGTGGTTGTGCATGGGACGACTGCTCTGCTCCGCTTTTGCCTATCAACCGCTCAACTTCTGGGCGCGGCGACAGTGGCAGCGTGCGGCGGAGTTTTTGTGTGACGAATGGGCCATCGACCGCACCGGCGACCGCTTCGCTTTAGCGAACTGCCTAACAACCGTCGCCCAATGGCGAATCGGCACCGAGACTCTCACCGGCTCGCTGGCAGCAACGGGACATCGCTCGACGCTGTCGGAGCGTGTGGAAAGCCTCGTCGATAACGACGAGACCCGGCACCCGCCATCAAAAATCCGCTCGCTCTGCCTAGCAGGAATCGTCCTGGTCAGCATGATCGCTTTGATCCTCCACGGTCCGACAGCAACGTTCGCGCTGCCGACACTCTCGGTATCCACTGCGGACGAAGCATCCGAGTCGCCCGCAGCTGCATTAGCATTCGATCCTTCTCCAAGCATTGAAGAGATAGCATTCGACGAACCGATTGAAGCATCGCCATTCGAGGAGTCTACCGAGGACATCACACTGCAAGCCGAACTCACTGGACTGCGCGAAGAACTACGCAACCTGGAAGCTCTCATGGCACAAACAAACGTTGACCCACGCCTCAAATCCTGGCCCGCCCGCATCCGCAGCCGGATCGCTGAGATCGAACACCGACTCGACACCTTACAACAACTGCCGCCTAACGAAACCACTTCAACATTTCCAACCGACTCGCCCAATTTTCAAATCGAGGAGACAAACCCATGA
- a CDS encoding prenyltransferase/squalene oxidase repeat-containing protein, with product MLRRSVFCLAIFPIFWAPATASAAPPTPEQRRVDAAINRALEYLAKTQKPNGCWESDAYGESTATTSLGVMAFLAAGHVPGEGPYADNIDRGIQWVIDHQRTGQYDAGLIAFRTSHGPMYSHGVSTLMLAEVAGMVSKERAKPVRTALEKAIRVILNAQNVPKSERNNGGWRYQVRSSDSDLSVSGWQLLALRAAKNLGCDVPAENIDRAVAYIKRCSSAADGGFAYQPGGSVTSVRTGTGILALEICGEHHSQEALRGADYLLENPLDYDETYYFYGVYYCGVGMFQMGGKYWTAMQDQIRDVLLEKQSADGSWTAGNGSEKRIGRVYTTTMAVLSLAVEYQYLPIYQR from the coding sequence ATGCTTCGTCGTTCGGTCTTCTGTTTGGCAATTTTCCCTATATTCTGGGCGCCGGCTACCGCCTCCGCCGCCCCCCCCACGCCCGAACAACGCCGCGTCGACGCTGCCATCAACCGCGCGCTGGAGTATCTTGCGAAAACGCAAAAGCCCAACGGCTGTTGGGAATCGGACGCCTATGGAGAATCGACGGCGACCACGTCGCTGGGTGTGATGGCGTTTCTCGCTGCCGGGCACGTTCCCGGTGAAGGCCCCTATGCCGACAACATTGACCGCGGAATCCAGTGGGTCATCGACCACCAACGCACCGGGCAATACGACGCCGGACTGATCGCCTTTCGCACCAGTCACGGCCCGATGTACAGCCACGGCGTGAGCACGTTGATGCTGGCCGAAGTGGCCGGCATGGTTTCCAAAGAGCGGGCCAAACCGGTCCGCACGGCGCTGGAAAAAGCAATCCGCGTGATCCTCAACGCGCAAAACGTTCCCAAGTCGGAGCGGAACAATGGCGGCTGGCGGTATCAAGTCCGCAGCAGCGACAGCGACCTCAGCGTGAGCGGCTGGCAACTGTTGGCGTTGCGCGCGGCGAAGAATCTGGGCTGTGACGTCCCCGCTGAAAACATCGACCGCGCCGTCGCCTACATCAAACGTTGCAGCAGCGCCGCCGACGGGGGCTTCGCCTATCAACCGGGCGGCAGCGTCACCTCAGTCCGCACCGGCACGGGAATATTGGCCCTGGAAATCTGCGGCGAACATCACAGCCAAGAGGCCCTCCGCGGCGCCGATTATCTGCTGGAAAACCCACTCGATTACGACGAGACGTATTACTTTTACGGCGTCTACTATTGCGGCGTAGGCATGTTCCAAATGGGCGGCAAATACTGGACAGCAATGCAGGACCAAATCCGCGATGTGCTGTTGGAGAAACAATCCGCAGACGGCAGTTGGACCGCCGGCAACGGCAGCGAAAAACGCATCGGCCGCGTCTACACAACAACCATGGCGGTGCTGTCACTGGCGGTGGAGTATCAGTATCTGCCGATTTACCAGCGGTGA